The Amycolatopsis nigrescens CSC17Ta-90 genomic interval GCAGCGGTGCGGAACGCGGCGATGAACGCGGCGCGGCACGGGGTCGACGACCGGGTACGGGCGGTGCGCAGCGACCTGTTCGACGCGCTCGACGAGGGCGAACGCTTCGACACGATCTACTGGCACTCCAACTATGTGCTGGCACCGGCGGACTACCAGTACCGCACCATGCACGAGCGCGGCTACGTGGACGCGGGATACGCGACGCACCGCCGTTTCCTGGCCGAGGCGCCGCGCTGGCTCAACCCAGGCGGCTCGGTCCTGCTGCACTTCAGCACCCGCGGCGACCTGGTGGAACTGCTGCGGATCGCCGGCGAGTGCGGCCGGGCGCTGCGCGGGCTGCGCAGCATCCCCAGCCAGGAGGGCGACGACCTGGTGGACCACCTGCTGATCGAGGTGACCGCGGTCGCGCCGGAGCGGGCGGTACCGGCCTGGGACCTGGCCGACGCCAACTGCGGGTCCCGCTGACACCTTTTACCGGATTCAGCGACGGACTGGTCCATCCGTGCCAAAGACTGCTCCGGTCGAGTGAAGTTTCCCGTTCTGGTGCCGATTCCCGCAGATGTAGCGCCAAGTGCGGGAATGTGCACCGGAAAACCCCGGCAGATATGTGTCCGATGTAGACAGATAGCGCCCGTCCGCCATTACCGGCCGGTACGCTGCGCCCGGTCCACCAGCGCACCGGCGGCACCGGTGTACCCGGCCGGATCGCACAACCCGGCCAGTTCCGCCGCGTCGAACTGGCCGGCCAGCTCGGGGGTCTCGGCGAGCACCTCGTGCAGCGGCCTGCCGGTGGCCTGCACCGTGCCCGACGCGGTGCTCAGCAGCTTCTTCGCGGCGGCTTTCCCGATCCGCGGGGCGAGCACGGCCGCGATCCGCTCGGACACGATCTGGCTGCCGGTGATGCCGAGGTTGACCGCCATCCGGTCCGCCCGCACCTCCAGCCCCTCGGCCAGCTCGACCGCGGTGTGCGCGGCACCGCCGGCCAGCCGCAGGCATTCCCGCAGCGGCTGCCATTCCGCGTGCCATGCCCCGGCCGAACGCTCGTCCTCGGCGACAAGGCACTGGGTCAGCCCGGCCGCGAGCACCGGCACCTGCATCGCCGCGGTGCGGATCAAGGTGGCCAGCACCGGGTTGCGCTTGTGCGGCATCGCCGAGGAGCCACCCCGGCCGTCCACCGCGGGCTCGGCCACCTCGCCGGTCTCGGTCCTGGTCAGCGACTGCACGTCGATGGCGATCTTGCCGAGCGCCCCGGCGGTGAAGGCCAGCGCCGAGCCGAGATCGGCGATCGGGGTGCGCAGCACGTGCCACGGCAGGCCGGGCCGGATCAGCCCGATCTCCTCGGCGAAAGCGGCGACCAGCTGGTCCAGATAGCCGTCGAGGTCCTCCGCACCGGCGAGCCGGGCGTACTCCAGGTAGCCGGCCAGTGTGCCGGCCGCGCCGCCGAGCGAGACCGGCAGGCCGTGCTCGAGCACCTCGCCGAGGCGCCGGTCGGCGTCGACCACCAGCTGCCGCCAGCCCGCCGCCTTGAGCCCGAACGTGGTGGGCACCGCCTGCAACGCCAGGGTGCGGCCCGCCATCACGGTGTCGCGGTGCTCCTCGGCGAGCCCGGCCAGCGCGGTGGCCGTGCGGTCCAGATCCGCCCTGATCAGCCGCAGCGCGTTGGCCGCCACCAGCATCGCGCCGGTGTCGAACACGTCCTGGCTGGTCGAACCGCGGTGCACGTACTCCGCGGCGCCGGTGCCCTCGGTGTCCGCCGCGGCCACCACGCGGGTGAACGCCTGCACCAGTCCCACCACCGGGTTCGCCGTCTCGCGGGAGGCGATGGCCAGCTCGCGCAGGTCGAGCCGGTCCGCATGGGCGGCCGAGGTGATCACCGCGGCTGCCTCCGCCGGCACCGTGCCCAGCCGGGCCTGTGCCCTGGACAGCGCTGCCTCGGCGTCCAGCATGGCCTGGACCCAGGCCAGGTCGGAGACCGCGGCCTCCACCGGAGTGCCGGCGCGGACCGGGGACAGCAGCCCCGTGTCCAGCAGCGCGTCCATCGGTTCGGTCACACGATCACCCCACTGAGGTCGGTTTCGGTGGCCGCCGGCCGTGCTCCGGCCTGCGGCAGCGCGAGCACGGCACGGGCGATCGCATCCGAGTCACCGAGGGTCACCGAGTCCACCCCGGGGCGGATCCCCGCCGCGGTCACCCAGTGCACGGACTCCGTGGGCACACCATAGGCGAACCGCCGCGGGTGGGCGCGGCCCCGGCGGTCGAGCAGCCGGTTGGGCCGCGGCGTCACCGCGAGCCCGCCGGTCTCGTAGCTGATCCCGCAGTCGCCGGGCACCCGGTAGGGCGTGCACTGCTCGGTGTCCAGCAGGTGCCGCAGCAGCGGGTCGCCGGTGCGGCGCAGGTCCGGCTCGGGCAGCCGCGCCTCGATCAGCACCTTCGACCGCACCGCCGGGCCGGGCACCAGGTTGGACTCGGCGACGAAGTCGCGCCCGGCGGGGTCGATGCGGATCACCGTGCCGGGCCCGGTCAGCTCCAGCACCCCGGCTTCCACCAGCGCGATCATCTGCTCGATCCGGGCGGCCGGCGGCCCGATGGACAGGTACGCGTTGAGCGGGGTGTACCAGCCCTCCAGCTCGTCGCGATGCGAGGTGCCCTCCAGTCCGCCGTGGTCCACCGCGAGCCGGATCTCGTTGCGCAGGTCCCGCAGCACGTCCAGGGCCGCCTTGAGCGGGCCGCTCAGGTTGCCGGCCCTGGCCTGGTCGATGTCCCGCGCCAGGTAGGCCAGCAGCCAGGACCGGAAGTCCGCCCGGTCGGTGAACACGCGCCCGCGGTAGGGCCGGGCGATCCGGTCCCAGTCCCAGCGGTCGGCGGCGTCGATCCGGTACTCGTCCAGCAACGGCGCCGATTCCACTTCGGACAAACCTAGGTAACGGTCCAGAAAGGACTCCCGCTCGTCGCCACGGCCCAGCGAAGCCAGCAGGGTGCTGTAGTAGACCCCCTCCACCTCCCTGGTGATCAACGGCCAGAGCTGGGTGGCGAACCGGACGCGCTCGCCGTCCTCGGCCTGCCGGCGCAGCCCGGCGATGAGCTCCGGGGTGAGCAGCCGGGGAAAGTACCGGCCGAACGCGCCCTTCTCGTTCTCACCGCGCGCCTGGTAGGGCACCCCGCGCCGCGAGCTCGCGCACAGCAGCGGCTCCCGCCCGGACGGCCGGTAGACCAGACGGCCGTCCTCGCGCAGGTACGAACCGCCCCTGCCCTCGGTGAACAGCGCCATGTGGTCGAAGAAGTTCAGTCCGAGCCCGCGCAGCAGCACGGTCTGCCCCGGCTCGATCCCGGTCAGGTCTAGGTCGGCCGGGTTGGCCGGCGGGAGGTAGATGAGCCGGTGGGTCCTGGCCAGGCTCGCGGTCTTCTGCTGCCTGCTGGTCAGCCTGGCCGGCAGGTGGCCCTGCGCCAGCACCACCGCGTCCACTTCGTTGAGCCGGGTGCCGTTCTCCAGCCGGATTCCCTGCGGCCCGCCGGGCACGCCGTACGCGTCGACCAGCGCCACCGCCCGCGACCGGTGCACCGCGACCTCGACGTGCCCCGGCGCCCGCGCCACCACCCGGCGGAAGGCGTCCCGCAGGTAGGACCCGTAGAACGCGCGGCTCGGGTAGTCGTCCGGCCCGATCGCCCTCGCCTCGGCCAGCGTCGCCTGCTCGTAGTCGCCGAGCGGGCCGAGCAGCGCCAGCCCCTTCGCCCATTCGAACAGGCTCGGGCCCGGCTCGACCGGCCCGTCGATCTGGCTGCTGCGGTCGGTGTAGACGGTGATCTGGCAGGCCACCGTGTTCATCAGCAGATGGCGTGGCTGCTCGGTGCGCCAGACCGCGCCCGCACCCGGGGCGGCCGGGTCGATCACGTGCACCAGCACCGCCGGATGCGACGGCGCCGTCCGCTCGGCGGCACACAGACGCTCCACTATGGACAGCCCACGTGGACCGGCCCCGACAATGGCCACTTCGAATTTCGACGCGCTCAACCCGCCACCCCCTGCGGTGCAGTTCCCTCCACGGCAGGGCCGAAGTCCCTGGCGCCGTGCATCCAGGCTACCCGGTCGTGCAGTTCGGTCGCCGAGAACGCGGACAGCATCGCGTTCCTGGCCACCGCGGCCGCACCGGCCGGATGCCACAATTTCGTACTCTCCCTGGCAATGTGCTGCATTCTCGCGGTGCGTTCCCGCCTTCCGACGTTGTACAACCGGAAACGGAGGCCGAACTCCGCCGGCGGGCAGGCGAGCAAGTCGCCGAGGAACACCGCGTCCTCCAGGCTCTGGCAGGCGCCCTGCGCGGCGTAGTGCAGCATCGGATGCGCCGCGTCGCCGAGCAGGGTGACCCGTCCGTCGGTCCAGCCGGGCACCGGGTCCCGGTCGATCAGCACCCAGGACCGCCAGTCCGCGCCGAGGGCCAGCAGCCGCCGCGCGGCGGCACCCAGCGGGGTGAACGCGTCCAGCACCTGCTCGGCCGACACCGGAACGTCGGCGAACTCCTCGGTGACCCCGTTCTCGATGCTCGGCGCCAGGTTCAGGTACGCCCCGCCGCCGATCGGGTAGTGCACGAAGTGCCGGCCCGGGCCCGCCCACCAGGTGACCCTGTTCCAGCGCAGCCGTTCGGGCACCCGCGCCATCGGGATCACCGAGCGGAACACGGTGATGCCCGCGACCCGCGGTGGGCCGTCGCCGACCAGCTGGCGCCGGATCGCCGAGTGCACCCCGTCCGCGCCGATCAGCGCGTCCCCGGTGACCCGCTCCCCGGTGTCCAGCACCGCCGTCGCGCTCCGGCCGTCCTGTCGGTAGCCGGTGGCGCGGCAACCGGGGCGCAGTTCGATGTCCGCCCTGGCGCGGCAGGCCCGCAGCAGCAGTCGGTAGAGGTCCCCGCGGTGGGCGACCACATACGGGTTGCCGAAGCGGCGGCGGTACGCCCCGGTGAGCGGCATGCTCACCACGTGCCGCCCGGTGACCCCGTCCATGAACCGGAGCTCGTCGATGTGCACCGCGGACTCGCGCACCCGGTCGCCGAGGCCGAGCCGGTCCAGCGCGTGGATACCGTTCGGCGCGAGCTGCATGCCCGCACCCAGCTCGGCGAAGGCGGCTTCACGTTCGAGCACCACCACCCGGTGGCCCTGCCGGGTGATCGCGAGCGCGGCGGCGAGCCCGCCGATCCCGCCGCCGACCACGATCACCCTGGCCACGACCGCGCCCCGTCCCGCTCGGCCAGCAGCCTGGCCAGCTCGAGTCTCCTGGTCTTGGTGGTGGCGGTCCGCGGCAGGTCGGCCAGCCGCAACCGCACCGGCTCGGCCATCGCGGGCATGCCCGCCGTCGCGGCCCGCCAGGCGGCCTGGTCCAGCGGCCGGTCGTCCCTGGTGCACACCACCGGCACCGGCACACCGTCCCGGTCGGGCACGATGATCACCTCGGTCAGCTCCGCCAGCCTGAGGAACAACCTGTCCTCCACCGCCAGCGTGCTGCCGAAGCCGGGGATCAGGTCAACCTCGCGGTCGAGCAGGTGCAGGCAGCCCCATCGGGTGCGGTAGCCGAGATCGCCCATCCGCCACCAGCCGCCGTCGGCCTGGCGCTCGTAGCGCTCCCGCTCACCGAGGTAGACCGGGATCCGCCCGTCGGTGCGCACCTCGATGTGCCCCGGCGCGGACGCCGATGGCGGCTCGCCGTCCCGGCTCACCACCCGGACACCGGTCATCCCGGGGAACGGGAAGCCGACGCAGCGCCCGTCGGCCGACGGCGACCGGCGGCGGGTGAACACCCGGCCTACCACCGGCCCCACCTCGCTCTGCCCGTACAGCTGCGCGAAAACCGGCGCCCGGCGGCGCGTCGCGCCGAGCATGGTCCGCACGGTTCTCGGGTGGATGGCGTCGAAGGTGCTGCTGAAGTACTTCACGTTGGCCAGCGGCTCCCGCGGGTCCGCGGCCAGCCGCTCCCAGCGCAGGAAGGTGTTGGGGTGGGCTTCCAGCACGCCGGGACGCAGCCGTGCGAAGAGCGCCGCGACCCGCTCCGGCTCGTCGTCGGCCAGCACGAGCAGCGGAAAACCGCGGGACAGCGCGATAGCCAGCGCGGTGACCAGCCGCGAATGCACGAAGGACACGTGGACGGCCACCGTCTCGCGTCGGCGGACCAGCGCGGCCACCGCCGCTTGCGGGCGGTAGCGGGCGCCGAAGGTGCGGCCGGTGTGCACGGCCAGCTTCGGCGTGCCGGTGGTGCCGGAGGTGTGCGTGACCAGTACCGGCTCCTCCGGCGGCGGGGTCACCGCGGCGACCCTGGGTGCGCCGGCCAGCGAGCGCAGCTCGACGCAGCCGGCATGGCTGCCCGAGGTGAGCAGCACCTTCGCCGCGAGTTCGAGCACCACCGGCGGCAGCTCGTGCGCCAGCTTCGCCTGGTCGGTCACCAGATGCGGCCTGCCGACCCGGCGCATCAGTTCGACGACGGTGGCACCGTCCAGCTTCGGCGACAGCAGCACCGGGACCGCGCCGATCCTGGCCACCGCGCATTCGAGCAGGGTGATGTCGAAGCCATCGCTCTTGTGCACGACCACCTGCTCGCCGGGGCGCACCCCGGCCGCCCACAGCCGCGCGGCGAACTCGTCCACCAGGTCCGCGAGCCGGCGCACGGTGGACCGGCGGCCCAGCTCAGGGGCGATGTCCAGGTCGTGGTCGAGGGTCACCAGGTTCCCGGGATGCTTCGCGGCCGCGCGCTCGAACAACGTGCCCAGCCGGATACCGCGATTTCCGATGCGCTGGAGGAACATTCCTCACCCTCTCGCCGACTACTTGCCGACGACTTGCCGGCGACTTGCGGATCAGTTCCGCTCGGCCACGTTCTTGACGCGCCGCACCGTTGCCGCGAGATCCCTTTCCACCTTTGCCGCCCATTCCGCGAAGAACTTCCGCCTGAGGTCACCGTCCATTTCCGCCGTTATGGTGCGAATGCCTTCGGTGGGCTGGTCCATCTGGAAGCGATGGCTCAGCACAACGCCCGCATTGTCCGGTTCGATCGTGAACGACCAGACGCTGTCCTGTCTCCGGCCGGCGCTGTCGCGCATCGCCCAGCCGAAGCTGCGTCCTGGCTCGGCCGTCACGATTTCGGCCTCGGTGTACCAGGTGCCGCGGACGACCGGCGCCCAGGACACCACCTCCGCGGCCCGCCGGTTCTCACCGCGGAACACCGCGCCCACGGTGCCCGGCCTGCCGGCCACCCATTCGCCGCCGGTGCATTCCGCGCTCCACTCGCCGCTGCGGGCAAGATCACTGACCAGCGCGTACACCCTTTGCGAGGTGGCCGAAACGTGCGTTTCCGCCTGGAGCCGGAACAGCGCCGTACTCGCCGTACCGATTTCGCTCATGGCCGAAATCCTCCAGAGCGGCCCCCGCCCAGGTCAAAAGTGACCAGCTGGGTACGTCAAGTTACCCTCTGAAGCGAATGCCGCCGGACGGTAATCCCGGAGCGGCTACTACGAATGCGTGAACGTGACGTATCCGCCGGTGATTCATCTACTTCCAGTCGCGCCACTGCGAGAATTCCCGTCATGCGTGCCGCCTACGTCGAACACCTCGGCCCGCCAGGGAACATCCGCTACGGCGACCTGCCCGCGCCGCGGCCGGGTCCCACCGACGTGCTGGTCGACGTCGCCTTCACCACGGTCAACCCGGTGGACACCTTCGTCCGCTCCGGGACCTTCCAGACCGCGGTCGACTTCCCGTTCGTGATCGGCCGGGACCTGACCGGCACGGTGGTCTCGGCCGGTCCCGGCGCCCCCGGCTTCTCCCCCGGCGACCCGGTGTGGGCCAACAGCCTCGGGCACGGCGGCCGCCAGGGCGCCGCCGCCGAGCAGGCCGTGGTCCCCGCTGACCGGCTGTATCCCCTGCCGGCCGGGGTCCCGCCGGTGGAGGCGGTGGCGATGGTGCATCCGGCGGCCACCGCCTACCTGGCCCTGTTCACCCACGGCCGGGTGCGCGCCGGCGACACCGTGCTGATCGGCGGTGCCGCCGGGAACGTCGGCGGGGCACTGGTCGTGCTGGCCGCCGAGGCAGGCGCGCGGGTGATCGCCACCGCGAGCGCCGGGGACGCGCCGTACTGCCGTGCCCTCGGTGCAGCCGAAGTGCTGGACTACCACGATCCCGAACTCCCCCAGCACGTCCGGCAGCTCTGCCCGCGCGGGATCGACGCGCTGGTGGACACCTCCGGCCGCAACGACCTGGAGCAGGCGGTCGGGCTGCTCGCCTTCCGCGGCCGGATCGTGCTGCTCGCCGGGGCGGGTTCCCGGCCGGTGCTGCCGGCCGGGCCGCTCTACACGCAGGATCGGTCGATCCTCGGCTTCGCCATCTCCAACGCCACCAGCACCGAGCTCGCCGAGGCGGCCCGCGCCATCAACCGCCTGCTCAGCGCCGGGCTGCTGCGCCCGAGAAAGGTGGAAACCCTGCCGTTGAGCGAAGCGGTCGAAGCGCACCGGCGGCTGGAGCGAGGCGAACCGGGCGGCACCAGGGTCGTGCTGCGGGTCCACCCGGCACAGGCGGGCACACCATGTGCGGAATGACCGGCTGGGTCGGTTTCCGCCACGACCTGACCCGCCACCAGGACACCCTCGCCGCGATGAACGCCACCATGGCCTGCCGCGGGCCGGACGACGAGGGCAGCTGGACTTCCCCGCACGCCGCGCTCGCGCACCGCCGGTTGTCGATCATCGACCTCGACGGCGGGCACCAGCCGATGGTCGCGGGCACCGGCACTCTCGGCACCGATAATCCCGCCGCGGTGCTCGTCTACACCGGCGAGATCTACAACTTCCGGGAGCTGCGTGCCGAGCTGCGCGGCCGCGGCCACCGGTTCCGCACCGAAAGCGACACCGAGGTGGTGCTGCGGTCCTATTTGGAATGGGGCGAACGCTGCGCCGAACGCTTCAACGGCATGTACGCCTTCGCGATCTGGGACGTGCGCGAAGAGGAGCTGCTCCTCGTGCGCGACCGGATGGGCGTGAAACCGCTGTACTACTACCCCACCGAGGACGGGGTGCTGTTCGGCTCCGAGCCCAAGGCCATCCTCGCCCACCCGCAGGCGCCGGCGGTGGTGGACGCGGACGGGCTGCGCGAGATCTTCAGCGTGGTGCAGACCCCGGGGCACGCCGTTTTCCGCGGCATGCACCAGGTCCGGCCCGGCACCATGGTGCGGGTCTCCCGACGTGGCCTGCGCGAGACCCGGTACTGGCGGCTCGTCGCCCGGGAGCACACCGACGACCTCGCGACCACCATCGGCACCGTGCGCGAGCTGCTCGAGGACATCATCGAGCGTCAGCTGTTCGCGGACGTGCCGGTGGGCACGCTGCTCTCCGGCGGGCTCGACTCGAGCGCGGTCACCGCACTGGCCATGCAGAAGCTGACCGAGCAGGGCGCCCCGGATCCGCTGCGCGCGTTCTCGGTCGACTTCTCCGGGCACGGTTCGCGGTTCCGGCCCAACATCCAGTGGGAGGACCCGGACACCCCGTTCGCGGTCGAGGTGGCCGCGTTCACCGGCGCGGAGCACGTCACCGTGCTGCTGGACAACGCCGACCTGCTGGACACCGAGGTGCGCCGGGCGGTGCTGCGCGCGCAGGACCTGCCGATCTCCACCGGGGACATGGAGTACTCGCTGTACCTGCTGTGCAAGGAACTGCGCAAGCAGGTCAAGGTGGCACTTTCCGGCGAGGCGGCCGACGAGCTCTTCGGCGGCTACACCTGGTTCCACGAGCCGGACGCGGTCAAGACGGCCTGTTTTCCTTGGCACAGCCCGTTCCGGGGCGGTGGCGGCATCGACACCCTGCGGCTGATCGGGCTGTGGGACCGGCTGGACCTGACCGGCTACGTCGAACAGCGCTACGCCGAAGCGCTGGCCGAGGTGCCCAGGCTCGACGGCGAGACCGGCCACGAGGCCAGGATGCGCGAGCTCGGCTACCTGAACCTGACCCGCTGGGAGACCTTCCTGCTGGACCGCAAGGACCGGATGAGCATGGCGGCGGGCCTGGAGGTCCGGGTGCCCTTCTGCGACCACCGGCTGGTGGAGTACGTGTTCAACACCCCATGGTCGATGAAGAACTTCGACGGGCGCGAGAAGAGCCTGCTCCGCGCCGCCGTCCGGGACCTGCTGCCGAAATCGGTGCTGGACCGCAAGAAGAGCCCGTATCCGTCCACACAGGACACACGATACGAGCGGGAGCTGCGCCGCCGGCTCGAAGGCATCATCACCGCGGACGCGCCGGTGCTGCAACTGGTGCCGGAGGCCGACCTCCGCAAACTGCTGGCGGTCCCCGAAGGCGGCTACCGGGTCGGTGGCCTGTGGACCGCGCGCTCGATCCCCGAGCGGCTGCTGGAGTTCAACGCGTGGGTGACCGAGTACGGCGTCCGGGTCGAGCTCTAGCGGTGCCGCTCGGCCCACCACCGCTGCCCTGACGCGGGCAGCGTCTGGATCGGGTCGTAGTAGGGGTAGTGCCGGTGCAGCGCGTGGGAATCGTCCTGTTCGATACCGGTTCGGTAGTTTTTGGTCCAGTAGGAGATGCCTTTTTCGCGGTTGTAGTCGGTGAGTTGGTGGACCCAGCGTTTGCCGACGTAGGGGACGTCGCAGACGATGCGGGGGGTGGCGTAGCCGGGGAGGTAGCCCATGATGGCGTGTTGGAGTTCTTGGGCTTCGTGGACGGCGACGCGCCAGTGTTCGGCGTTGGGGATCATGTCGCACATGTAGAAGTAGTAGGGCAGGATGCCTGCTTCGCCTTGGAGTGCGAAGCAGAGGTCGAGCAGTTGTGCGGGGGTGGCGTTGACGCCGCGCATGAGCACGCCTTGGTTGCGGACATCACGCACGCCGACATCCAGGGCCGTACGGGCGGCCTCGGCCACGAGCGGGGTGACGGACTGGGCGTGGTTGACGTGGGTGTGGATCGCCAGATTCACCCCGCGCCGCCGGGCCGTGCCAGCCACCCTGGCCAGCCCCTCGACCACCTTGGGTTGCAGCCAGTGCTGCGGCAGCCCGGCGAGCGCCTTGCTCGCCAACCGCAGATCGCGGATCGAGTCGAGATCCAGCAGCCGCATCAGGAACGATTCGAGCTGGTGCCACGGCACGTTCGCGACATCACCACCGGAGACGACCACGTCCCGCACCCCCGGCGTGCGGGTCAGATAGTCGATCATCCGGTCCTGCCGGTCGGCAGGGCGGAGCGTGAGCCGGTGTTTCGCCACCGCGGGCGTTGAGTTGCCGACGAGGTCCATCCGGGTGCAGTGCCCGCAGTACTGGGGGCAGGTGGACAGCAGCTCGGCCAGCACCTTGGTCGGATACCGGTGAGTCAGCCCCTCGGCGACCCACATCTCGGCCTCGTGCAGCGAATCCCGCTCCGAATGCGGATGACTCGGCCACACCGGGTCGCGGTCGCTGCGCACCGGGAGCATGTACCGGCGGATGGGATCGGCGTAGAACGCCTCGGTCACCTTCTGCGGATCCGACCCCGCATCCGGCGCCATCGTGTTCACCATCTGCGGCGGCAACAACATCGACATCGTCGCCATCTCACGCTGATCCGCCACCAAATCCTCGTAAAACCGCTCCTCCAGCAAATCCCCCATCAACACCCGCAACTGCTTGACGTTCCGCACACAGTGCACCCGCTGCCACTGCGCATCACACCACTCCGCCGCCGACACCGCCGACCATCCCGGAAAACGACGCCAATCGGGTTCCTCCAGTTCCTGGCGAAGGTAAACATACGGTTGCTTGCCCGGTAAACCGATCTTTGCGGACATGATGGCGAAGCTACAACACGACGGGAGATCAATTCCGCACTGTCACCGCGATAGCGGCATAGCATCGGTCGATCGCGCCGAAGTATGACACAGACGACGCAGATGCCTGTGCCGTACAGCCCACAACTTTCGCGGGTTTCCCCGTTTCGGCCGCGGGCTATCGTCATAAGACGAACTTCCTCGCCTGGCGCGAAATAGGAAGCCAGCTGAAAAAAAGGAGGATCCGTGCGGAGTCTGCGCAGCGCGGAAATCGATGCCGGCACCGATCGCGAACCGGACCCG includes:
- a CDS encoding KamA family radical SAM protein; the protein is MSAKIGLPGKQPYVYLRQELEEPDWRRFPGWSAVSAAEWCDAQWQRVHCVRNVKQLRVLMGDLLEERFYEDLVADQREMATMSMLLPPQMVNTMAPDAGSDPQKVTEAFYADPIRRYMLPVRSDRDPVWPSHPHSERDSLHEAEMWVAEGLTHRYPTKVLAELLSTCPQYCGHCTRMDLVGNSTPAVAKHRLTLRPADRQDRMIDYLTRTPGVRDVVVSGGDVANVPWHQLESFLMRLLDLDSIRDLRLASKALAGLPQHWLQPKVVEGLARVAGTARRRGVNLAIHTHVNHAQSVTPLVAEAARTALDVGVRDVRNQGVLMRGVNATPAQLLDLCFALQGEAGILPYYFYMCDMIPNAEHWRVAVHEAQELQHAIMGYLPGYATPRIVCDVPYVGKRWVHQLTDYNREKGISYWTKNYRTGIEQDDSHALHRHYPYYDPIQTLPASGQRWWAERHR